The Microcystis aeruginosa NIES-843 sequence GTGTTTAGGGCCAGTTTCGTCGGCGGCGATGAAGGGGAGATTGATCGAGGTGGTAATCATGCTAGAAAGCTCGATTTTGGCTTTTTCGGCGGCTTCTCGCAGTCTTTGGACCGCCATGCGATCGCTAGACAGATCGATGTTTTCTTGACTTTGAAAGTTCTCCACCAGCCACCGCACTAAGAGGTTATCAAAATCGTCCCCCCCAAGATGGTTATTGCCAGCCGTGGCTTTCACTTCAAAGACCCCCTTCCCCAGTCGCAGGATGGAAACGTCGAAGGTTCCTCCCCCTAGGTCAAAAACGAGGATATGTTGATCTTCGTTTTGTTTATCTAAACCGTAGGCCAGGGCGGCGGCGGTGGGTTCGTTAATAATTCTTAATACTTCTAGTCCTGCGATCATCCCCGCGTCTTTAGTGGCTTGACGTTGGGCATCGGTAAAATAGGCGGGAACTGTAATCACGGCCTCGTTAATTTGTTCTCCCAGATAGGCCTCGGCATCGGCCTTTAATTTTTGTAGGATCATGGCCGAGATTTCTTGGGGGGTAAATTCCCGACCACGAATTTTGATATTGACGGTATCATCGCGACCGCGTTGGCAATGATAGGCAACTCGTCCCCTTTCTGCCTCCGTGTCTTGCCAACGCCTACCGATAAAGCGTTTGATGCTATAGACGGTATTTTCGGCATTAGTTACCGCCTGACGTTTGGCCAGTTGTCCCACTAGGCGCTGGGCCTTGCCGAATCCCACGATACTAGGAGTTGTTCTTCCCCCTTCCGAGTTGGGAACTATAATCGGCTGACCTCCCTCGAGTACGGCAATGCAACTGTTGGTTGTCCCTAAGTCGATGCCGATGACTTTTCCCATGACGCTCTAATAATAACGATAGTTAATAGGATACAATCGCTGACAAAAATTATCCCCAAATTAGAAAAGGGCTTTTTACCTCGCCTAATCTTGCCTCGGATGAAAGCTGGTAGTTTCCCTCCGAGGCTAACAAAACTTGTCGGTAAAGTCCGCAAGCCCGCCCGGATCGGTGTAGTGGACCATATATCAAGAGTAACCCAAAACCAGTAATTTTGCTCATGCTTCTAGCCCCTATTCCGCACTTTGCTTTGTAGTATAAAAAAATTACCCTTTTGGGAATTTGGCGATCGCTGGTAAGATCAAATCCGTTTTTAATACTATGATTAATACTAAATCTGGTTATTAAAAACTGATTATCTATTGCTCCTTTTGCCTATTGCCTATTGCCTTTTGCCTGTCCTCATAAGTAGCTTATACTCAACGGATTTAGTATAACTCCCAAGTTATGGATTGTTTCCCCCCGCTCCGGTGTTTCCCACTTTCCTATACCTTTTAAACAGGATTTAGTGCAAGCCATACTCAGATAAATTTAGGATAAGATAAGCAATAAACCGATCCCAGAGGACTTAATCATGATTAGAGCCTATGCTGCCCGAGAAAAAGGGGGAAAACTAGAGCCTTTTGACTACGATCCGGGTATATTAGCGGATGAAGATGTAGAAATCGCGGTGGAATATTGCGGCATTTGCCACAGTGACCTAAGTATGCTCGATAACGATTGGGGACTGACCACCTATCCCTTTGTCCCCGGTCATGAGGTGGTCGGTACAATCGCCGCTCTTGGTGCTAAAGTCAAAGAATTAAAATTAGGGCAAAGAGTCGGTCTGGGTTGGTTTTCCCGTTCCTGTTCCACCTGTGAAACTTGTATGTCGGGGGATCAAAACCTTTGTGCTACTGCCGAAGGAACTATCGTCGGTCGCCATGGCGGTTTTGCCGACAGAGTCCGCGCTCATCATAGTTGGTTAGTTCCCCTGGGGAACCAGTTAGATGCTGCTAAAGCTGGCCCGCTTTTTTGTGGTGGTATTACCGTCTTTAATCCCATTGTCCAATTTAATATTAAACCCACGGCCCGAGTTGGTGTCATTGGTATTGGTGGATTGGGCCATATAGCCTTAAAATTCCTCAAAGCTTGGGGCTGCGAAGTAACCGCTTTTTCCAGTAGTCCCGACAAAGAAACAGAAGCAAAAGAACTAGGCGCGACTCATTTTATCAATTCCAGAGACCCCGAAGCTTTGCAATCGGTACAAAATTACTTTGATTTCATTATCTCTACCGTTAACGTTAATCTCGATTGGGGTCTTTATATCGCCTGTTTACGTCCCAAGGGTCGTCTGCACATTGTTGGGGCTGTTCTTGAACCCATGGCTACCTATGCTTTTCCCTTGATTATGGGTCAAAAATCGATTTCTGGCAGTCCTTTGGGTAGTCCCAGTACCATCAATAAAATGATCGAATTTGCCTCCCGCCATGGCATTGAACCGGTGACAGAAATCTATCCTATCTCCCAGGTGAATGAAGCTATGGAAAAATTGAGAACTGGACAACCTAAATATCGCCTCGTCTTACAAATAAAATAAAACCATCTCTATCCTGGACGTAACCCCGATGACTCAACCCCTCACTCCTCCAGTTATCGATTGGGAAGAACCACCCATTCCCCCTGAAGACTTGATTTTTGATGATGGAGAACCTTTGGAAACGCACCGTCACCGCAAGGCCATGAATGTGTTAATCGATTCTATCGAACAAGCCTATCAGGATCGAGAGGACTTTTTTGTTGGCGGTAATATGTTTATTTACTTTAGCCGTGAGCGGGTTTTTAATAAAGATTTTCGTGGCCCGGATTTTTTCGTTGTCCTCGATATCGATGGTAGTTATAAACGACAAGGATGGGTGGTTTGGAACGAAAACGGACGTTATCCCGATGTGATCGTAGAATTAATGTCAGAAAGCACCGCAAAAATCGATTTAATTACCAAAAAAAAACTCTATGAGCGGACTTTTCGCTGTTCCCAATACTTCGTTTATAATCCCTTTGATGCCACTTCCCTGCAAGGTTGGGCTTTAGACCAAAATCAATGCTATCAAGAAATTATTCCCGATCACCGCGGTTGGTTATGGTGTCAACGTTTGGGATTATGGTTAGGAGTCTGGATGGGCAGCATCCAACGAGAAGAAGCCCCTTGGCTGCGTTTTTATGACCTAGACGGCAATTTAATCCTCCTACCTGCGGAATTAGCCGAAATAGAACGTCAGAACGCTGAAATTGAACGTCAACGCGCCCAGGCAGCCTCTCAACAGGCCGAAAGCGAACGTCAACGGGCGGAACGTTTAGCGGCGCAATTACGGCAATTAGGCATAAATCCCGATGAAACCCCGTAATCGGCCCAAGACTGACCCCTATCTCTAAAAACCGAAAACCCACACCTCCCGATCTCGGTTTGTGTGGGCTGATTGTTCACTTAATTCTAAGATTGAAAGCTGATACTTTAGCGAAATCTAAGAGCCTAACTCAGAGTAGCACCAGAGCGATCATAGGTTTGTGAAGAAAAGTCGGACGAGAAGCGACGTTGAACGGTTTCCCCGTAGCCATTGTCATTGTCAATACCGATTTCAGAAGCACTTCTCCCTAACATCGATTGTTGACGATTTTTAACGGCGTGGTGGTGACGCATCATTAAGGCACGAGCTTGTTGTTCTGTGGACATAATCATTTCCTCCGATCTGCAAATAGTGTTTCGAACTTTTTTAATCACCTACTAAATATATATAACATACAATTCTGTATCTATTTTTACAAAATGCCCTAATCCCAGAAAAATTAACAAAACTTTACAATAGGAGACAGAAGGCAGAAGGCAGAAGGCAGAAGGCAGAAGGCAGAAGGCAGAAGGCAGCTTTATTCTCCCCACACCCCACACCCCACACCCCACACCCCACACCCCACACCCCACACCCCACACCCCCACACCCCAAGACATCAATCGCCCTCAGACCTTAATCGAACTAGGTTCATCGACGGCGGCGATAATGCGATGACAACCGGAAAAGGGTTGCGCCCATTGATACTGGTGTTCTAAAGGATTACCCCAACAGAGGCCGAGATATAATTCCGTGCGCGCCACATCTAATTCCGCCCATTCGGACTGGGCGACTAATTCGGCTAGATAATCGGCAGAAATGGGACGACGGGAGTTAAGCGCCCACCAAAAATTCATATTAGGGGTGATGCTGTTCCAAAACTCTAAAACCGAGGCTTTGGCAGCCATGAGAATTTCCTTGTCACCCGCCACGGCAACTAATTGATTATGAATTTCGGGATAACGGAGAGTGCGATCGCCCCATTGACAAACACGCCAGATAATGCCCGAAACCTGATATTGTTGTTGATAATCGTGAACTTGACGGCGAAAATCCTGATAGGCGAAGACTTTGCCCGCCTTTTCTAGATTGATCGCCTTGGCAATCACCGGATTATCAATGCGCTCCGCCGGGGAGAGTAACAGACGTTCCCCTTTGCAAGTGGCGTGCATTTCTCGCTCGAGGATTTCAATTAACTGCTGTGTCGAGTAAGCCATACTACCGCTCTTACCTGAGAGAGGATTTCTTTTTATGATAAAATAATTTAGTAATTAGGGTTGGCTGAATAAATCTAAAAACCTTGTTGGATAAGACTTTTAGACTTTTTTGTCCTCAAAAAGTGCCAGCTGAGAGTGATCGGGGCGAAAATTCTGGGACTTTTTCCCTGAAAATTAGGTAATTGACCGTCTGAAAATGGGTAAAACCCTACACCCCACACCCCACACCCGGCCCCCACGAAAAACTTTTTGCCGCAAACCCTAATTAAGCGACTAAGCTAAGACGCATCTTAACCGCCTATCCTTAGATTAGCTGAATTTCCCCCAATCCCTTTACTATTGCCTCTTGCCTCTTGCCCCGTCTCAACAAGCAATTTAAATGCTTGACAGCTTACTAACTGTTTGGCTCTTCGGGACTTGTTATGGTTCGATAGGGGGGCATAAATCGACTCAATCCTTATCTGGCAAGAGATTTAATTGATTAGTTCGCTCCAGATCGCAAACAATTGACAAAAATTGCGGCAATGTCTGTCTCTATAAAGGTTTCATTCTTTATAACCCCGTCCATTGCATAAGACAAACCGAAGAACCAACTGTTTTAAGGTTAGCAATTAACTTGGATAAAGCGATGTCAGGCTTGTAATCGATAATCAGGTGAACGTAATCCGAAAAAAAGTGATCTAGACCTGTTAATAGGCAATTTATCCCTCGAATGAGCTACAATTATCGGTCCAACGTGGTTAATAGCGAGCAGATGCGTCGCATTGAAGGGGCAATTTTTGCCTCTGGTATGCCTGTGGCCGCTTTGATGGAAAAGGCAGCCCTGTTAACGGCACAACA is a genomic window containing:
- a CDS encoding Uma2 family endonuclease codes for the protein MTQPLTPPVIDWEEPPIPPEDLIFDDGEPLETHRHRKAMNVLIDSIEQAYQDREDFFVGGNMFIYFSRERVFNKDFRGPDFFVVLDIDGSYKRQGWVVWNENGRYPDVIVELMSESTAKIDLITKKKLYERTFRCSQYFVYNPFDATSLQGWALDQNQCYQEIIPDHRGWLWCQRLGLWLGVWMGSIQREEAPWLRFYDLDGNLILLPAELAEIERQNAEIERQRAQAASQQAESERQRAERLAAQLRQLGINPDETP
- the ahr gene encoding NADPH-dependent aldehyde reductase Ahr; translation: MIRAYAAREKGGKLEPFDYDPGILADEDVEIAVEYCGICHSDLSMLDNDWGLTTYPFVPGHEVVGTIAALGAKVKELKLGQRVGLGWFSRSCSTCETCMSGDQNLCATAEGTIVGRHGGFADRVRAHHSWLVPLGNQLDAAKAGPLFCGGITVFNPIVQFNIKPTARVGVIGIGGLGHIALKFLKAWGCEVTAFSSSPDKETEAKELGATHFINSRDPEALQSVQNYFDFIISTVNVNLDWGLYIACLRPKGRLHIVGAVLEPMATYAFPLIMGQKSISGSPLGSPSTINKMIEFASRHGIEPVTEIYPISQVNEAMEKLRTGQPKYRLVLQIK
- a CDS encoding transposase is translated as MRGINCLLTGLDHFFSDYVHLIIDYKPDIALSKLIANLKTVGSSVCLMQWTGL